From a region of the Narcine bancroftii isolate sNarBan1 chromosome 5, sNarBan1.hap1, whole genome shotgun sequence genome:
- the insl5a gene encoding insulin-like peptide INSL5, protein MRSTMLLLLPALLALLAVSRVNPERQLLFKLCGRDLMRAAIFTCGGSRWRRGTGTWAEEEETLGANGMQAEFLKSPFNRFHLPKRLLDRLASSSGEEWSSSPDILEEMLKAFPNSPRDKRKFNQTHADICCRRGCTRRQMNFLC, encoded by the exons ATGCGGTCCACGATGCTGTTGCTTCTGCCGGCCTTGCTGGCGCTCCTCGCCGTCTCCCGGGTCAACCCCGAAAGGCAGCTCCTGTTCAAGCTGTGCGGCCGCGACCTGATGCGAGCCGCTATCTTCACGTGCGGTGGCTCCCGCTGGAGAAGAGGCACCGGCACCTGGGCAGAGGAAGAGGAGACCCTCGGGGCCAACGGGATGCAGG CGGAGTTTCTGAAATCGCCCTTCAACAGGTTTCACCTTCCAAAACGTCTCCTCGACCGTTTGGCTTCTTCCAGCGGAGAGGAGTGGAGTTCCAGCCCAGATATATTGGAAGAAATGCTGAAAGCTTTCCCGAATTCTCCCCGGGACAAGCGCAAGTTCAATCAAACCCATGCCGATATTTGCTGTCGGAGGGGCTGCACCAGAAGGCAGATGAACTTTCTCTGCTGA